Genomic segment of Gemmatimonadota bacterium:
GCTGCTGCCGCCACACCCTTATTTCGCTGAGGTGGCCGCGGCAGTCGCCGATGCCGGCACGCCGACCCCCTTCGAGACGCAGCGCGACGGCCTGCTCACCACCCGCACCGAGCAAGGACTCGTGCCCAGCTTCGCGCTCGCGCTTTACGCGCAGGCGCGCGGGATCGACCTCGACGCTTACCTCGCGCAGGCGGCCCGATCCGGAACACTGCCGGTCCCCGGGCTCCCCCAACGCTACGCCCGAATCCCCGAAGAGAAGGCCTCGCAGACCGCCCCCATCCTCTTTGTCGGGCCGCCCAGCCGGCCCGGGCGCGATGACGGCGCGTTCCTCGTCTTCTCTTCCGCCATTGTGCAGCAGGTGGGAGCCCTGGGCGATTTCATGCCCGACTGGTTCAAGAACGCGTTCCGCGACAAGATCGTGCTCATGGGCAGCGGCTACCATTACAACGAGCAGTTCCGCACGCCCTTCTACGACGAGACGGCCGCCAATGGCGAGATCTTCGGCTGGACCTACGGCGTCGAGGTGCACGCCAACCTGCTCGAGAATCTGCTGACCGGCCGCCACCCCATCGAGCTCGGCACCAGCCGCACCCTCTTGCTGCTGCTCCTCCTATCCCTGCTGGTCACTGCCGCCACCTTCTTCCGCGGCGTGGCCTGGGGCGCAGCCCTGGCGCTGCTGCTGCTCGACGCCGTGCTCTGGCTGGCCTGGTCACGTTTCGCCGACGCATACGTGCACCTCCCCATCATCGGGCCCACACTCGCCCTCGTCTTCGCCTTCCTGGGCTCCACCAGCTACGTGTCCGTGGTGGAAGGGAAGGAGAAGCGCGTCATTCGCGGCGCGTTCTCGAAGTACGTCTCGCCCGCCGTCGTGGACCAGCTCGTCGCTGACCCCTCTCGCCTCAAGTTGGGCGGCGAGATGCGCACCATCAGCATCCTCTTCAGCGACCTGGCCGGCTTCACTTCCATGACCGAGGCGCTCAAGGACACGCCCGAGAAGCTGCTCTCCCTGCTGAACGAGTACCTGGACGAGATGGCCGATATCGTGCTCGAGGAAGGCGGTACCCTCGACAAGTATATTGGCGACGCCATCATGGCGCTGTACGGGGCGCCCAGCGCTCTCCCTGATCACGCGCTGCGCGCCTGCCGCACCGCCATCCGCATGCAGCGCCGGCTCCACCAGCTCAACCTGCAGTGGCGCGATGCCGGTATCCGCGAGTTGAGCATGCGCATTGGCATGAACACCGGCACCCCGGTAGTGGGCAACATCGGCGGGCAGAAGCGCTTCGACTATACGGCCCTGGGCGACGACGTCAACCTGGCCGCGCGTCTGGAGCCGGCGTGCAAGACCTACGAGGTCGATATCCTCATTGCCGAGAACACCCGCCATGCCGCGGGCGCGGCAGTCCAGGTGCGCGAGCTGGACCTGCTCGCCGTCTACGGCAAGGCGCAGCCCGTGCGCGTGTTCGAGCTGCTCGGCCTCGCCGGCGATGACATCGGGCCCAAGGCCGAAGTGCTCGCGCAGTACGAGCGCGGCCTCGAGACGTTCCGGGACCGCGACTTCGAACTGGCCACCCAGTACTTCCAGGCCGCGCTCGAGCTCGATCACACGGACGGCCCCAGCTCGCTCTACCTCGAGCGCTGCCGCGAATGCATCCTCAACCCGCCGCCCGCGGACTGGGATTTCGTCCAGCGCAGGCAATTCAAGTGATGCCACGGGACGGGAACACGGAAAGGGAGGGTCTCATGCGCGTTGTGCGCCGCCGCCTCATTGCCAGCGCCCTGCTAGTCGCCGCACTCATCACGGGTGCCGCGGCAGCGGTAGCGTCCGCGGACCCGGTGGCCGTACTCATTCAGGTGAACGGCGCCGTGCGCGTGCAGCGGTCTGGCCAGAGGGCGCCCGTCGGCGCCACACTGGGCATGTCGCTGATGGACGGCGACCGGGTGATTGTTGCCGCGGGCGCCCGCGCGGTACTGCTCTACCGCACCGGTCGGACCCAGACCGCAACGGCCTCCCTCACGGTTGCCGCGCCGGCGGAAAACCGGCCCGGCGGCCTGTTCAACCAGACCGTCCGCACCCTCACGCAGGTTGCCACCACCGATGCCCGCACCCAGCCCAACCGGCAGGGAATGATCCGGCCCATCGCGGGCGCCGCCGTCCCGGTCTCGCCCCGCAACCGCATCAACGTGCTGGACGTGCGGCCGACCTTCCTCTGGTTCCGCATTCCGGAAGCCGCCGGCTACACAGTGCAGATCAGGCGAGCCGAGACCAAGCCGCCCCTCACGGACGACCCCGCCGATACCGCCTGGAAACCCGTCCGCTATGATGTTGGCGCCGATACTACCTGGACGTTGCCCGGCTCCGAGAACCCCCTGGTGCCCGGCGCCTTCTACGAGTGGAC
This window contains:
- a CDS encoding adenylate/guanylate cyclase domain-containing protein; this encodes MKIRRLLAGFGITGSAALVAFGLTTVQFFEPLFGQLEFKTLDFRVRSAAKPPREKSDVVLVLFDSTATRDWPYLEPFPRAVLADLVDAVAGLGARAIGLDVYLHRPYPELDRLEPFVDGDARLRAAMARAGNVVLVAPSEGSGAERVLLPPHPYFAEVAAAVADAGTPTPFETQRDGLLTTRTEQGLVPSFALALYAQARGIDLDAYLAQAARSGTLPVPGLPQRYARIPEEKASQTAPILFVGPPSRPGRDDGAFLVFSSAIVQQVGALGDFMPDWFKNAFRDKIVLMGSGYHYNEQFRTPFYDETAANGEIFGWTYGVEVHANLLENLLTGRHPIELGTSRTLLLLLLLSLLVTAATFFRGVAWGAALALLLLDAVLWLAWSRFADAYVHLPIIGPTLALVFAFLGSTSYVSVVEGKEKRVIRGAFSKYVSPAVVDQLVADPSRLKLGGEMRTISILFSDLAGFTSMTEALKDTPEKLLSLLNEYLDEMADIVLEEGGTLDKYIGDAIMALYGAPSALPDHALRACRTAIRMQRRLHQLNLQWRDAGIRELSMRIGMNTGTPVVGNIGGQKRFDYTALGDDVNLAARLEPACKTYEVDILIAENTRHAAGAAVQVRELDLLAVYGKAQPVRVFELLGLAGDDIGPKAEVLAQYERGLETFRDRDFELATQYFQAALELDHTDGPSSLYLERCRECILNPPPADWDFVQRRQFK